GATGAGGAGGCAACTCCCGAACTCGACACCTCCTGCCGCGACCGGGGGGGTCGGCTGCCACTCCGACATCCGGATGCTGGCGATCATGATCGGCAGAGCCACGGCGAACCCCGCGAGCGGACCCGCCACGCCGATGTCGAAGAGGGCCCGCCGGTTCGTGATCGGCGCGCGGATCCGGATGAAGGCGCCGAAGGTGCCGAAGAGGAATAGCGGAGGAGAGGGGAGAAAGTATGGCGGCGTCGCATCGATTCCGTGGTGGCGGCAGGCAATGTAGTGGCCCATCTCGTGCGTCGCGAGGATCGCGAGAAGGCACGCGGCGTAAGGGAGACCCAGCATGAGGAGCGATGGATTGGCGAGAACCTGCCACGCGTCGCGTATCGCAACGCCGCGGGAGGCTCCTTCCCGCACCATGCCGGTGACGAGTGTCGTGACGCACGTGATCACGAAGAGGAAACTCGAGAGGCGCCATCCGCTCCGGCGCCGGGGCCTATCCATCGCAACAACTGACGGGGCCGGGGTCGGTGCTGCCGGCGGCTCGGCGCTCGGGTCCATCGGGATCAGGCGAGGTTGCGCAGGTTCTTGCCGGGCTTGAACCGAATCGTGCGGCCGGGGGGGATCTTGACCTCACGACCCGTGCGCGGGTTGCGGCCGATTCCCTTCTTGCGCGGCTTCA
This region of Acidobacteriota bacterium genomic DNA includes:
- a CDS encoding site-2 protease family protein, which gives rise to MDRPRRRSGWRLSSFLFVITCVTTLVTGMVREGASRGVAIRDAWQVLANPSLLMLGLPYAACLLAILATHEMGHYIACRHHGIDATPPYFLPSPPLFLFGTFGAFIRIRAPITNRRALFDIGVAGPLAGFAVALPIMIASIRMSEWQPTPPVAAGGVEFGSCLLIDLLARLVLGPPPAPTGWTLAIGTVGMAGWVGLLATALNLLPIGQLDGGHIAYAISSRFHRIFSHLCLASFVLMGLLVNESWLFWGAVLIFLNPRHPLLVDETRALSPGRLAVAALAAAVFILSFIPSPIRPIS
- a CDS encoding HU family DNA-binding protein, producing the protein KPRKKGIGRNPRTGREVKIPPGRTIRFKPGKNLRNLA